A stretch of DNA from Equus asinus isolate D_3611 breed Donkey chromosome 20, EquAss-T2T_v2, whole genome shotgun sequence:
ATTTAGGTTGTCAAGATGGAGAGAGGGGGgccggggatgctgctaaacttcCTGccgtgcacaggacagcccccgcaataaagaattatccaggctgagaaaccctggaaCGAGCCTCAGTTGCTGCATCCATATAACGGGCACAGCTCCAGGGGGCTGTGTGGTGGGCAGAAGTCGTGAatgctggtgggggggggggtcagacAAATCTGCTGAGTGCCCCCCCGCGCCACCGCAGCCCTGCCACCTAGCAGTTGTGTGACTGAGCAACTGGACCTCTCCAAgcctttctcatctgcaaaatgggtgcCATACCAGGGCCCCACTTCATGGCAGCTAGTGACATCCAAGGATCCCGGAGCCCACGATGTGCCTGGCATCCAGGGAGCGCTGGACAAACAGTAGCTGTCACTGGCGTGATTTTCCAGGGGGCTTTCCTGGGGGGGACCTCACTAGTCAAAGTCCCTCCAAGCTGGGCTCAGGCCTTCTCAGACCCGGATGTGGCTCAGTTCTGGTTCGGAATTTCTGTGATTTCTGGCAAGTCGTTTagcctgtctgagcctcaggGAGGCTGTCAAGTGGGGCGAATAATACCAGCGCCCCAAAATGAGATGCAAAGCTTAACCTAGCTGCCTGGCTCAGTATTTGGGAGTCATTCATATTatcatgatttttattctttttggtgtttcCGAGACAGCCCTCCGGCTGGGCTAGTCGGGACCACCCACCTCCCCTTCTCAGGGAAGAAATCGAATCCCGCTGGTCCTGAGGCTGCAAGGAGTCATGCCATGaattccattctctcctcttctccatcctcaGGGGGCCCCAACCCCCTCAAGTGGGACCACGGGAGACAGGACGATGGGACCTCCTACCAGAGACAGTTCCAGGCCCTGCCAGGCCCACCTGCCTTGATGTGTAAGAGGGTAAATGCAGGCGAGGCTGATGCTGCCGGGGAGGGCAGCGATGGGGCCGGGTGGTCTTGCCCTTCCCACCCCTGTCCACCCACAGGCGGCCAGCAGCGTGGAGCTAGGCAACTTCAAGAGCGCTTCTGGGCCCGTGTGTTCGGAGCAGAAACAAGCTTACGGGCCCCAGGGTCTGCCCTCACATAGGTACACAGGGACAGTGGCCTTCCACCAAGACGGGGCAAAGGGGTCTCAGGGACATACGGGTGTGCCCCCTAAAGCTCCAGGGCCGGTACTGTGCCTCTGAGGTCTCCATCACCCGCAGGCAAAGGCAGCCCTCTCACCGTTAGCAGCCCACAGCTTGGCCACTGGGAAGCCAGCTGCCCCTCTCCCTTTTCCTGGGAGGTTCAGGGGTCCAGATGGCATGACTCCCCCTTATCTGCAGGTATGACAAAGCCCAGGCCTCGGCCCACATCCACTATGTGAATATTCGTCCTGGAGACGGCCTCTTCCACGACAGGACCACCCAGGCTGAACACTACTATGCCCGGGAGCCAGGTGAGAGCCTGCGGCCCGCCCTACCCCTCGCTCCCACAGCAGCCTCCCAGAGTCGCTCAGCACCTGCTCTGCCACTGGCAGAGCCTTTCATTCTTCACCACAACCAGACTCCAGAGTCGCACATCCTGGAAGGAAACTGGTGCCCCGGCCCGGGCAGCCTCACCACCTCCACGCGTTTCTTCTACGGCCAGGTCAGCAGGAACAGGGAGAGGGCGGCGGGGCTCATTAGGGAACAGGGCTTCCCAGGCAGAGCTaatagtaagtgcaaaggccctggggtggaagTGAGCTTGACATGGGTGCTGCGATCTCCTGGATCTATTAGCAGGACCTAGGGTATGTGGTTTCAACACTCTGAGCCTCCGCGGCTGTCTGTAACAGTACCAAATCCTAGCGCCAGCACATGGGGCCCAGAGGGCGTGTGAGCTGTCCCAGGTCATACAGCGCCCATCTCTTCCCTCCAACCGGGCCTCGGGACATGCTGGACACGCGGGAGCTTCCCAAATGCTGTATGGTCCTGCAGCCGCCTCCCGCCACCAAGCCACCCTGCCGCCACCCGCCTCACGAGAAATTGCAGAGTCACGTGACCCTAGGGGAGCCTGCGCTGCTGGGACGGTTCTTCCAGACCTCCATGGGCAGGGACTATTACCCTCCTGGGATGCAGCACCCGCAGAAAGCGCCCAACCTGCACTTGAAGCAGAGCAACCTGCCCCAGGGCACTGGCGGTGAGCGCGGCCCCGCCCACCCCGGaaagccccgcccccgccccggctcTAGCCCCGCCCACTGCCCCACTCTGGCTCCGCCTACTGAATGGCCAGATCCAACCCCAGGGACCAAGATCCCAACTCTGCCCCTGGACGACCTCGCCCGCTAGTGGTCATGACTCCCCCCGCCCACCTCCGCCATGGCACCGCCCCCTATATGGCCACAGCCCCTCCCCTTTTCATATCCGCCCTCACCTTCCTAAGTCAGGCTCTGGCTCCGCCCCCTGGCCAGCTAGCCTACCTACCTGCCCCCAGACTCGTCTGCACTTGCCCCACCTGTGGCCCCCCCAGCTCCACCCTCCTCCAGGCCTCCTAATGCATCCTTCACTGCAACTTCAGCGTTGACCCGGGCTTCGCCCTAAACCCTTACCCCACCCAAAGTctcgcccggccccgccccctggccCCGCCTCTCCTCCCTCGGCCCCTCAGCTGGGCCACCCCCACCCAATTCTCCAGAACTAGATTTTTTAACCATGAACCAGAAGATGCTGAAGCCGCACCAGACAGCTCCGGCCTCCCCGACTGAGGAGATGTTCCAGcgggtgagagagagggagggggcacCTCCTTGACTAGGTAACCCCCCCAGGACAGTGTCGAGTTATCTCGGGGTGATTATACCGTCACCTCAGACTCAGAATTAGTGTCAAGTCCGCTGGGGGTCACTCTAGGGTCACCCCAGGCTCAGGGTGATCTTAAAGTCATCTCAGCGTCAAGGTCATTCCTATCTCACCCCCAGGGTCATGTCAGGGGCATCTCCGTATCAGCAGCCACGGTTATACCCCAAGCTGAGGGTTAGCTCAGAGTCGCCTATGGTCACCCCAGCCCTGAGGTCATTCCAGGCGCCCCCACCCCatttctctcctgcttctcaTCCAGCTTCCGGGTCATCCCAAACAGGGGCTCCTTTTGCTCACCTCCCCAGGGCCCAATCCCCAGCCTTTGATGCTCCCAGGGTGGGTGGTGGGGACCACGAGGGGGTCAGCCAACGTGCAGGCTGCCCTCGTGACTCCACAGTGCAAATATAGCCACATGGAGCCCCCGCTGGGTAGACAGCGCTTCTTCTCAACCCAACACGGAGACGAGTTTACCTTCAAGTACCAAGGCCCCGCGGTGCTGAGATGGGGCAACTTCCAGGAGAGTCACGTGCCACTGGGCTCCCCTCGCCAATGGGGCTGTTGGGGTGAGAAGGTAGACCCTCAGGCCCCCCAGATTCCTATGTACCCGTGCCCTAGCCAGCAATAAACAGCATTTTGGCAACATCCCACACCTCTCCATCAGTCAGCCataaaagaggaagcttggggcGGTGGGGCTGTACAGGAGACAATGACTCCATCGAGAAGACTCTGGACAGACCCTTCTGTGCGTCACCCTCCTCTGGGCAGGGAGGCCATCCCAGCTTGTGCAAATGCCCGGTCGTCGGACTCAGGGTAAGATGTCCAGGTGCAGGGACAAGCTGTGAACGACGAGGAGAGGATGGAGTCGTCGTGTTGAACAGAGGCAGCATGGCGAGAGGTGGAGAGCACAGGCTCTCGGGGCTGAATGGACAGAGTCCAAATCCCGACTCCTCCCTGTCCTGGATAGTCAGCCTGGGCAAGtcattcaacctctctgagcctcagcttgctcatctgtaaaatggagataaatagCAGCTCTCTCGTTAGAATGTTATAAATGGGAAATGTGCACACTTGTGAGCGTGTGTGACTGGAGGTCACGGGGGGAGAGAGCTTCTCTTCTGAGGATGAaggtgaggaagggagaggaagacgaCGGTGTAGGAAGGAGCTTTCAGTCATTGAGAGACTGGGTGGGGCTtgcaggggggcgggggggaggtgCTGAGAATGGCCCAGCAATGTCCTCCTTTGTGGGCAGACACTGGAAGCTGAACTGTGCGCTGGCTGGCTGGGCAACTGGCCCTCAGGTCAGAGCGGGGTCCTCGGGCAAGTCAATAAAAGCAGTGAGGATATGATCAGGCCCAAGGGGGTAGGTGTCCAGCCAGGGACAAAATAGAAAGAgtggaaagggaggaagattgaGTGGGACCCTGAAACCCGTGGGTGACAGGGCTTAGCAGGCGTGTCAAGGACCAGGACCTTGGACAGCGCCCCCACCTTGCAGCTCTGGGGTCCGTTAAGATCAGCGCCAAGAAGTTGGCTCTGTCTGGAATAAGACGGGCCGTGGTGGCTGCGCCTGGGTCTTACCTCTGTTAGCTGTGGAGAATCCGATTTCAGGGAACGAACACGGCTCCCTGACCCTGTAGTCAGACCTTCAAAGACCAAGGCCCCCAAGCCCATAGGCCCCTAAGAGGCAACTTCAAGCCCGGCCAGGAGCCCTTTCCCCAGGGCAGCGATTCTGTGAGGCCACGTTGTCATTTCCACAGGAAGGACGGGAGTCTAGCCTTGGATCCTACGGGGACCACATGGCCCTTTTGGCTACACTCCTAGTATCCGTGTTGACCATGAGAGGGTCTGCCGGCCACAGAACACCTCTTCTATGGCTTTTACTAAAGATATGCATGACACTTTTCTGAATTACTTCATGATAAACCGGAATTTCTCAGTTTCAGCGCTGTTAACATTTGGGtaggatcattctttgttgtcaGAGTCTGGCTTGtccattgtaggatgtttagcatccTCCCTGAGCTCCATCCACTACAGGCCAGTAGCACGCTCTCTCCCCCTCATCCAGTTGTGATGACCaaaagtctccagacattgccaaatgtcccatgGGGGGAAGAGTTGCCCctgcttgagaaccactgcaataAGCCTATTCGACAATAATTTCCACGACAAAATCAGGCTCTGCTAATCAGGCTGGTCTGCTTGTTGACCAGACTACGTGAACAAAAAGGCTTTCCCTTTTTGCCTTgcctgccaggaagctcagaaagcTTACTTTGGTGTTGAGTTCCATATAGCTCCAGTTGCAGGATTATGTGTGCTCCTGCCTGGTTCTAGGAATGGTTTAAAGCAACCCAGATACCAGATGAGAAATAATGCATAGAAGTCATAAGGAGGCAAATTTCAGCTCAACTTCAAGCATTTTCTAACAATGGAAGTGACCGGCCCCAGGATGGGTTGCGAGGAAAGAACACAAACTTTACCAGAAATATTTTCAGGGCAGAAAGACACTACAGCATGATGATTCTGGATATCTTATGGATTTCTGTCTATCCTTCCTACATCCCACTCACCCCCTAAAAAGGGCATTTCCTGTGAACCATAAGAACCAAAAAGGCTTATGAaatgaagatgaataaaacagGACTGAACATGAGAAAACAGattaattgttaaagaaaaacaactttgttGACGGTAAGCGTCACAAAGCAGCAGAATTCAGACCTGCCACTTCCTTGTCTTTCTGTCCTTGGGCAGGTGATGTCATGCTCTTCACCCGTCACTGTCATTATCCGTAGGATGGAGATGCCACTAGTTCCTCCTTCATAGAACTATCTCTAAATTTTGCTAATGTCTCAGGTCATTTCGTCCTAACAGAAAGCCAGCTCACACAGAAAGGGATTTTATTGACCGACATACAAGAAAATTTGGAATTAGATCTAACATCAGGTATGCTGGTTCTGCATCAGAACTCTCTCCCTTGCCTTCTCTCGGTCCCGTGTCCCTCTAAGTAGGGGCCATAAAAGGATGCTGATGGCCCAAATGCTTATGGTGAAAGTCCCAAAGGAatggggagcgggggaggggtcTTCCAGACTCCTCCTACTGGAATTTAAGGAGCCCTCTGATTGGCCCATTTGAGTCACACCCCCAGCTGTCAACCAATCACCGTGCCCAGAAGGATGGAATGCTGTGATTGGATGGCCCAGCTCCCTAGCCCACCCCTGGGGGATTTGGTTCCCCAAATCTCGCGGGATCTCGGAGTCTGGAGCCCAGGGAATCTTTGCTGGATCTTATCTCCTAGCAACAGACCCGTTGCCTGCCCATCCCCTCCTGCCCCAAGTCACAATCTGGAGGGTGGAAGACTCAGCTAATAGGCTCTTCCTGAAGAAGGTAATTGTTACCTTTCCAGACAGGGCGAGTGTTCAAGAGTACCCTGGGGCATCAAGTGCTCCCCAGTTCTCTGATAATCCCCAATCTTATCTTCGGCCTCATTGCTAACTTCCTCTTTTGCTGGGGGAGGAGAACTCTGCTCTGGCAGTCTCACAAAATCAAGCAGATGCTAGTCCTGCTTTAGGAAGGAACACGTAGAGGGAGTTTGTGTCTATCTTGCAAGAACTTGCTGAAGGCTTCATGAAAGCTCTGACGTATTCCAACATCCTGATATTTTTCTCCAAAACGCTGCATGCCACAGTCTCAGGAGACACATGGTTAGAGTCCCAAGATAAAACAGGCAAGAATTTAATCGGCTGTTTTTCCTACACAgggcaggttgtgcactgcacaaatcTAGGGAGCCCTATTCACTTTATagtgaatatatatgtacatggtAGCCCTGGCCCCCTACCTCACCTTTGCTCAGCCAATTCCACTTTTTAAGTTATTTCCCTCAATACCCTTCCCTTTCCAGGTACTAATTTCTAAATTAGTCAAGACTATCATGGAGTCAAGGGACAGAAACCCACTAAAACTAACTCAAATATCCAGGAAATTTGTTGGCTCACGGTATTGGAAAAAAATGAGGGCCTCTGGCTTCAGGTATGGCTATATCCAGGAGCTCAACCAGTATAGCCAGAGCTGGCTCTCTGACTCTCACCTGTACATCCTGGTGTAGATTGACTTCAGTCTGTAGACTGTTCTTCCAGACAAGTGAGGAAGGTGGCTGCAGGTAGAATGAGGCCCCATATACAGCTCATGATCCCAGAGGAAGAATGAGAGCTTCCAACATCATGTTCTCATCCCAGACCTAATTACGGGGGCCAGGGGATGGGGTTCTCTGATTGGTCAGTTTAGATTGCATGGTCCCAGGGCCTGTGTTAGACACTCCGTGGTCCCTCTGGAGTAATGAAGGGAGATCCACACGGGGAAAGCAAGATGCTGATAGAGATACTGGGCTGACAGAAGCAATAGCCATCATTATAAGTATTATTCGTAAGGGGGTTCAACCAGGTGGTGGCAGGATGAGGAACCGGCGACATAATCCAGCTGTGGTCTCAAATCTCTCTGATCTGCTGCGGGCTTTTCCAAAGAAAGGtggagaggctggcccggtggcgcagtggttaagttcccacattcctcttcggcggcctggggttcgctggttcagatcccgggtgcagacatggcaccgcttggcaagccatgctgtggtaggcatcccacgtataaagtagaggaagatgggcacggatgtgagctcagggccagtcttcctcagcaaaaagaggaggatcggtgacagatgttagctcagggctaatcttcctcaaaaaaaaaaaaaaaagaaagaaagaaaggtggaAAGCAGCTCTCAGGCCATAAATTCAGTTCAGATCCAGAAGgttcaggaaggaagagagaagactctTGGAGGCTTGATTTGCTCAAGGCTGTATTCAAGAGTAGGTGTTGTCAAAACTGACCTGCCAAAGAGCATCAGAAACACACCTGTAGTCAAAagggtttttgggggttttttgaggCCTGGCGTGCCaggctgtgccatgtccacacccaggatctgaaccagcgaaccccgggccaccaagaagcagaacgtgcggacttaaccgctgcgccaccgggctggcccctcaaaaggTTTTTTTTAGCTTGCTCTGGCAAGGAAGACCACACACAAGGGAACCATGGGGCGTCTCCCAGAGGGAGCTGGGGGGGCCGGAGGGCATCTTACAGGATTCAGGCATGTGCTGGGGACTTTTAAGGAGATTTGAAAGGGGAAGAAGCAAATCTAGGTTGGCGCCATGGGGAAGCAGGGAGCAGACCAGGGACCAGGCATTTTGGTGATTTTTATCTCAGGTGGGAGGGCGGAAGCCGAGCAGTCACTGGAAAGAAGCAGCCGCCATTTGGGTTAGTTGGGAGAGGGGGTGTGTATTCATTTTTGTGGTTGCAAAGTGTCCTTGTGTGTATCTTGGTTCGGACGTGGTCACAGAGCGGCCTTGTCTGATCACTGTTTACATTCTGTGAAGAACATCGCGGCCCAGCTGCCAGCTGCCCCCGCTGTTTTTCATTCCCTCCTCACTGGGAGCTGTGTCTCCAGGTAAAGTCCGCCCGGGGGCCCTTCCCCAGAGATCATCGCTCCAGGGAGCGTCAGGCCCGTGGTGTCTCCCAGGGACAGCAGTGAGGGA
This window harbors:
- the SAXO5 gene encoding stabilizer of axonemal microtubules 5; this encodes MSLRDFLRASHFALGPDPRLHVGTLHSTTHRDFQAYPGATRALPSQRPPRAPLFQQDPRWAGEERVSEAHCVFAPPPPSERSGERERERARDRTLAMQASHLVLHADARARTGLSTARSDFRWPELPARAREQIRGARLIFDRDSMPPGDRAKLRIPPTTYQELFPPHDARPQPCAPRRHLGGPNPLKWDHGRQDDGTSYQRQFQALPGPPALMCKRAASSVELGNFKSASGPVCSEQKQAYGPQGLPSHRYDKAQASAHIHYVNIRPGDGLFHDRTTQAEHYYAREPEPFILHHNQTPESHILEGNWCPGPGSLTTSTRFFYGQPPPATKPPCRHPPHEKLQSHVTLGEPALLGRFFQTSMGRDYYPPGMQHPQKAPNLHLKQSNLPQGTGELDFLTMNQKMLKPHQTAPASPTEEMFQRCKYSHMEPPLGRQRFFSTQHGDEFTFKYQGPAVLRWGNFQESHVPLGSPRQWGCWGEKVDPQAPQIPMYPCPSQQ